The nucleotide sequence tttttctaaTGATGATTCTTTTGTAAttgcattgtttttaataagtaaCACTTAAATATTACTGCAATTGGTTCTGAATTACTAATTCATGTATAATTAGGGTTTGTTTAGTTTCACTGCACCACTGTGTACTTCTCTAGGGTGAAAATTACCTTATACTTTAATCTAAGACATACCTATCTAAAAGTCAAGTATCCTCAtccatttatttgtttgatataataaatttctttggAATATCTTTATAAGTATAGGTTGATGGTTAGGTTAGCTTCTTAGGctgaataaatgttattttaaattgaatgcaGTATTTAGTCTTTCACAAGTTTGTTTATTCTTTATGTTGTACTTGATTTCTacatgtttgttttcttttaatgcaGGAGGTAAATCTATCTGATGGCTTTAACATAATATGAGTAGACAGCGCTTTTTAAGGTTATATGTATGGTATTACAAGGGTCACAACAgcctctatattatatatatcctaATAAATCCAGCATTATTCATCTAAAATTTAAAGAGCTCTATATTTTAACAGTAATAGGTATCAGCctgacattttttaatatttaatattaattgggAAATATCTAACCAAGAAATAAAGACATATGAAACCCTGAGAAAACATGTATGATTCTGATTCTTCCTGTatgagttttgtttttaaatctgaatcatatttaataatggAGATACTTATtaacatgaaattataaatatacactgaaaaaaaaacccgacagttgttattattttgaaatattgtttccAGAGAATAGAACAACGTCATAGATGTGAGGCAGAGTTGCGTGCACGTATCGAACAACTTGAAAAGAGACAAACACAGGATGATGCTGTGCTCTGTGTTGTCAATCGGTATTGGAACCTTTTGAATGAAGACATAAGGGTGTTACTGCAGCGGTTTGACGCAGAGACTGCGGATGAGTCGGAGAAtaagagtaaataaattattttatatcatgtttcatgaatttattacatgcattttatttatagcttatatttaattagtattatttattttattgctatttttatgctgagaaattacatttattattatgagttatttttaacagaATGGTAAAATAggagttattatatatttttgttttagatgaAAATGAAGCAACTACATCATTCCTCATGCAGTTGTCCACGTGGGACAAAGAAGAGTTGGATGCACAACTTGCAAACAGGGTACAAGTCAGCAAACGGGCTGTGGCGAAGGTGTTGCAAGCATTTGACAGATTACAACAAAGAAATGATAAAATATGGCGTGCTATAAAAGGAGAAGGGGAAGgtcaatatacaattttatactgATTTAGTTTTAGTATTGTTTTGGTGTCTGactaactaatataatattattgctcCAGTGGGCTGTGGTGTTAACTGTGTGCCATCCTCCAAATAGATTCTGGGGTATGCCAACACTGGGGCATTTATAGGCTAATACAAAAAGactatcaattattattatggtttcgGATGGCCCAAGCTAGACAAAGAGCTACTAAGTATTATACATGACTTTTTAAATCTGGTAATAGAGTTTTTACATGGCATGTTGTTTTAGAGGGTGCGCCGGCGCCATCACTGGATGAAGTAGTGCGGGCCACTAACGAGGAGGTGACGGCCGAAAACTGCCGGCTGCAAGCGTTGTGCACGACACTGCACGAGAGCCATCACGCCATGACCTTACGAGTGGCGCGTCTGCAGGATGCTGTCAACAGTCGTGACACTGAGAATGCAGAGCTCAAGAACCAGATTGACGACTTGCAGTATGAGCTGATGAAAGTAAGACATAATGCCATCTAACTTTgttcatataattaaatacttgtgGAGTTTTTTCAGTACTATGATGTAAATAGAAGGTTTGGCATTCTTAATTGTTGCACAAGGATGATAAGTTGTAATGTGTGCAGGTGCGGTCGCGGAATGATAAGCTAGAGAATCACCTGGCAGAGGCGATAGAGAAGCTGAAGAGCTACCACCAGTCGGGAGGCGCGGTGGGGTCGATGGGCGCTGTGCCGGCGCCTGCGCACGGCGCGGCCAACGCCAAGCTGGAGGATGTCGCTGCCGAGCTGGAAGAACAGCGCGAGCTCGCCAACAACCGTCTTGCCGAGCTCGACCGCTTGCACCGGCAACACCGCGACACGCTCAAGGAGGTCGAGAAGCTCAAGATGGACGTCAGTATACACTACACATATATTACAAATCCTCACGAATACTAGCACGAACTTACCATCGCCTATCGCCGACTGGTGGGTTGGTCAGCAGCAGCAGTATTTCTAGTATCTATAGTTGTTGGTCGTCATTAAACacattattcatttaatattgtatacaatattaCGATTAAAAAAATGCCCAACATGGCCCCATCAGAATTTCTTGTCATTTTAAAGTTctctataacaaaataattgttaaagataatttatttatgaatacattTGAATTATAGATCCGCCAGCTGCCTGAATCAGTAATAGTGGAGACAACAGAGTACAAATGTCTGCAAAGTCAGTTCTCAGTGCTGTACAACGAGTCGATGCAGATGAAGACGGCGCTGGACGAGACGCGGCTGCAGCTGCAGAACGCGAAGAACCTGCACATGCGACAGATCGAGATGATGGAGGTGACAGGCTTTTTTTTTAGCTCAAAGAAGGTGAACATTCAGCCAGCCACTAAATGATTTTGATGCATTCAGTATTCGATGCATAGTGGTTGACTTTGATGGGGCACTGGCACGCGGCAAAGTAACCACACTGCATGGGATGGTAAGTACAATGCAGTCTAAATATGACATTGACAGAATTTCATCTGTCGACAAAGCCAGAATTATGCCTGCTTGCTTTATTGAATATTCTTCTCCAGATGAGCCATTACAACTAGTTTGAATTATATGCTGTGCTTGTACGCCAGCAATCTTTGTAACTTTAGAGATACTTATAAAGTATTATCTCTGTCAAAAATTTGTAATATAGGGAGAAAAAGTAAcaggtaaattgttttttattttttcagagtGAAGAACTGGCTAGGCAAAAAGCTCTCAGAGCGGAAATGATACAACTGGAAGATGTTTTAGGCCAACTCAGGAAGGAATACGAAATGTTACGCATCGAGTTTGAACAGAATCTCGCTGCGAACGAACAGACAGGCCCCATCAACAGGGAAATGAGACATCTGATCACGTCGCTGCAGAACCACAACCAGCAACTGAAAGGGGAAGTGCATAGATACAAGCGGAAATATAAAGATACTAGTCAGGAATTGAATAAGGTAAATATGTGGCATCTAGCATTTTGAATCTGAATATTgagatgtttagatgtttgttagccATTGAATAAATTTGGAAAGGATTGGGTATACATTTAATGCTAGTCAGGCACTATCGTAGTATTTACGTCATAGATTTGGTGATTAACTGTTAATCCATAATATTTCGGTGCTCACCATCCGGaattaacacaatttttttttactttaatgtttGTACACAACAAATTTTTCGTATAATATTGTATGACAAGATCATTGTCTACACAGGTACGTAAGGAGTTGGAGGAAGTAAACGCTCGGACAGGCGGCGCTGCGACCAGCGACCAGACTGATGACAAACCTCTCACTGTGAAAAAAGAGGAACCCGATCCAGAGGTATGTCTGACTCatataaatgcaaatagttGCAGAATTTTTATCTgacataatagaatattttaactaaaacaatCACATAGATGGTACTTGTGAtaagtcaaaataatttatgagaaTAATTGTTACAATTATTGGTACTCTGTACAATTGATGTTGAAGACTTGCTCGACAGTTACAAAGTATTCTATATGTGTAGGGCGAGGAGGGTCTGTGCGGGGACGTGAAGCCAGCGCAGGCGAAGGAGCACGGCCGCGCCAAGATACAGGAGCAGGACCAGATCATCAAGGACCTCAAGCAGCAGCTCAAGTTAGTGCGACACTATTTAGCACTAAGCTTCACTTCTTCACAAAATTCTTCTTTACGtatatttattggaaatatattttatctgtcGTTGGAACTGGGTTAaacattattgatattttttaattcatgggcagatatttggattttattttacatcaatagAAAGGCGGTGAACGAACAGAAAGAGCTGAAGCTACTCTTGGACATGTACAAGGGGGTGAGCAAGGAACAGCGCGACAAGGTGCAGCTGATGGCCGCTGAACGGAAGGCGAGGCAGGAACTCGAGGACCATCGCCAGAAGGCCAAGATGGCGCAGGTCAGCGTTAGTATGATTCTATATTTTAAGCATGTCAACCGCTAACATAGTCTGTATCGTTCATTTACTAACAGTAATGTTCTGGGTAATAAGcattttcatacaaactttGCAATAATTCATTGATTCTTAATTAGCTGCCATTTGCCATTATTCCCATTTATTATGTGaaccagaaaatatataataactcaCCATTATTATTCCATTGCAAAGTgggttgttattaaaataataaatttatttaatggtggtaggtctctcatacatGAGACTCCACCTGGgaaggtatcaccgcaatgtttatttctgtcgccaagcagcagttgtagtcactgttatgttccggtttgagaaaaacattgtaaccactactactggacataataagacctaacatctcgTGTcacaggatgacgagcgcagtgtaatatcaaacaatactttgtaactcaaggtgttggatggtgtttctactgtttatgggcggtcgtattaccatcaggcgaacggcaagcttgtctcgtcatacaaagcaataaaaaatatattgtctcaGTATAAGTTACCATGAACCGAATAACTTTGCGTCCGGGTGTATACAGGAAAGCAAGCGCGAGCGGCGGCTGGCGGACGAGGACGCGCTGCGCAAGATTAAGCAGCTCGAGGAGCAGAAATACGAGCTGCAGAAACAGCTCTCCTGCGCCAGGCCCAATGCGGACCCGCTGCACGGATTCTCCAGGCCATTCGCTGGCTCGCCGGTTAGATCgcattcatttatattacacGTTATTAGGATAGACGGACATATGATCGAGTGACgtttaaagataatatgtaaTGGAATGTCATATATGCTCTTAATTACTACCTACTATTTTTAGGACTTGTGTGCTAGTTAGAAAAACATACTGGCTAGTATAGTCCCTGGACATATTAGATTTGATGTAGTTCTAGTGAATACCACTACGCAATAAATTggcatataatttattatttagattgcaatacaaaactttattttcagGAAGAAGAAGCGCTGCTGAACGAGATGGAGGTCACGGGCCAGGCTTTCGAGGACATGCAGGAGCAGAACTCGCGGCTGATACAACAGCTGCGCGAGAAAGACGACGCTAACTTCAAGCTTATGTCGGAGCGGATTAAGGCGAACTCACTTCACAAACTGTTGCGCGAGGAGAAACAGCTGCTTCAGGAACAGGTCAGGATCATGAGCCTTCCAATGCTAAATAAACATTCATACCCCAACTATGGGGCATggattattgaattttttcgtccatatttatttcaatattcatcaaaatttcttttttagCCATATGCACTTTTAGCCTATCTTTTACTACTACAATTGTAACGTCacaactagtaaataatattgttatgtgcAGGTAGTGACACGCGACCAGCAGATTGAGTCGATGGGCGCGGTGGCGCGCCGGCTCGAGGAGAAAGAGCGACTGCTGCAGGCCACGCTCTCCGCCGTCGAGAAGGAGCTGCTCCTGCGCCAGCAGGCCATGGAGATGCACAAGCGCAAGGCCATCGAGTCCGCACAGTCCGCCGCTGATCTCAAGCTGCATCTCGGTAATTATGGCAAATTAGTTTAGTTTCGTCACATGTCTCACAAGAAGAGTGCCAATACCATGAACTGGCGGATCGCGCTGTAATATCAAGGGCCATGACCGAGACTTAAAAAAGATACAGGATATCGAGATTAAAGACAGACAGAGAAGATCAACATTGTTACTTGACTATGCTTTTGTTTATGTAGCAGTTGCATGTGAGATCGAAATTAAAGACTGCAGCGCAGACGAGGATTCGATTTCTCGCCCCTCTCTCTGTCTCGCTCACGCCGAGGTTAATATGGTCTGTAATTTCGTTGATTGGTGTCACACAAATAGTAGTTAGctaaagattaaaaattatatcaagtgTCTATTGCTACAAATTCATGTGACCTCATCCTGGTAGGCACAATTTCTTTAGCTATTCCATTCAATATTTACATCtcgtatattttttctttaaaatactcAAGGTAAGAATTCTagctatatattaaataatttgtttacagAAAAATACCACGCGCAAATGAAGGAAGCACAACAAGTGGTCGCGGAGAAGACCAGCGCGCTCGAGGCAGAGGCGTACAAAACTAAACGGCTTCACGTGAGTTAAAAACTTCATCCATTATTTACATTTGAGTTTTTGTATAAAACCACGCCTTCCGTGCCCCCAACCCGCAATTTGACTATTCCTTAGACCACAGGGTCTAAGGAATAGTCAAATGTTGGAGCTAGGAATTACTGTGGAGGAGTTGAATGCCCAAGTACCTATTATGTCTCTGTAGAAGCgcattcacaaatatttttgtgcaaCAAGTGTTGAAGGTGAGTTGAGATTGTTTAACTCTGGTGATTTCTTAGCTTGATAATGTGTTTGTGTAAAATACCCCAGTAtaggctttatttttattataaacatatgtATAACGAAAATTGACAGGAGGAATTGGCTATATTGCGGCGTAAGGCAGAGAGGATGAAGAAAATGGAGCAAGCCGGCAGCAGTATGGACGAAGTGTTGCTCGAGGAGATCAGGGAATACAAGGAGACGCTCACATGCCCGTCTTGCAAGGTACATCTAACTTCATTAATACCAGTCTATTTGGTGTGTTTTCATTGGGGtagtattgtaatgtatttaaaactgaataactttaattaaaatgaggcaaagtgtgtaatattttaacgttCTGTATGTGATGCAGGTAAAACGCAAGGATGCGGTGCTGACGAAGTGTTTCCACGTGTTCTGCTGGGACTGCCTGCGCACGCGCTACGAGACGCGCCAGCGCAAGTGTCCCAAGTGTAACGCGGCCTTCGGCGCCAACGACTACCACCGCCTGTACCTCTCTACCTAGGCACCCCCACCGCATCGTGGGGACCCGGACCTCGCCTGCTGGGTCCCACCTTTAGATTGTAAAGTTACGCCGCACTTGGGTGCAGGTACATGGATAGAAAGAGGTTCTAAAAACCACGTGACAAATGGTACGCTCGCCCTGtgttttatcgatatcgatagcgCGGGGCTGGATCTCGCGGTAGTGACGTGTCGTCGCACCCTCATACTGAGTTAGGCTTAAGATTTTACCCCCCTGCGATAGATCGGGCCACACGATACCGTGCTGTATACTGCAGGATCTCAAGATCTTCAGCACGCTTCACACCTATCTATTTTTGTCTCaccaattattatattgttataaatatggtACGATGATCCTTGGTCAGGCCACGCGTGTGGTTGTGACTCCGGTTTATTTTGCTACGACATATCACAATATATAGAAGTTATTGTATTAGTTATTGGTCCGTTACACCATGCAAGAGTCTAATTATATAGAGTACGGCTGGTTATAGAAAATCGCATCGATAAAAAGCCGACTTgtcaaatgtttgtttattgtatatCGACTATGCGTTGAAGTATTGTTGGATCCACTGTGCAGTGTCAGTGAATTGGTATCAATATTCCACATAACCTATGACGTTTgctttaaaaaagaatatttgtctaatacataactttatatgataatacaattcagattttattgaatatataacGAATTTAATGTAAACGCTGCGCTAGTGAATTTGAAGTGCGTGTAAAATGATTGTTGGTTGTCCGTAGCGAAACACGAATGTACAAACAAGATTGTTCGTGCGATGAGGCACGATGTTGTTGCAATGGTTTATTCAGAATCATTCGCAAATACTTTTTTCTCATTCCTAATTAGCTTAAAGTAATGACAGCAAATCATCCTTTGTCTAAATATGTAAGGTAAAGTTAAATGCATTTCGTAGACTTGTATATTGGTTCAGTTTTATATTGatgttgtataataattatatcatgaAATCGAACAAGTCGATGTCAATCTGTATTTtagtttaagatttattttgtataggAAATGAAACGAACTCGTCAGAGTGAATTAAATGAAGTTTTTCTGTCACGCAAATTTTGATAAACTTTGTAATCAGTATCTAACCTTAGTGTAGTGGGTGTAATAGTTTTGAATTCAGATTTTATAGcactatttataaaagtaagcaGTAGGTTCGTTGTAGGTAGTTAAGAGAAATGGAgattttagtaaattatgacGTTGCGCAGGAGTGCATGCCCGTACATATTATACtggttatattacatttaatagtaatacatattatcttactaatattataaatgcataagattgtgaaaatctttggatgtttctatgtttgttggaagtaaacgcaggatcaactgaacggatttgtatgatatttggcacacgggtagactatgtcttggattaacacataactATTTCATCCCTGTAATTTGCTCCCTATTTGTTCAACTAGATGGCGCTTTGCGTTCTAAAGTGTTTTGGGCACTTTTCTAGTGGAGAAGGCTCTCAcccggacgaagccgcgagcaacccCTAGTTAtccataaaataagtatatatttcatCATATCTCACTCCTTTAATACTTCCATATTTCCACGGGAGGGCATAAAGATCCTAGACAAATACCTATATTTACAAATCTTGTCTGTttgtatattactatattttagtGTTCTCATACAAGTAGCGTCGAATCGTGGCCTTAGGTTTATCTTGCTATGTTAATGtttatgaacgagtaaatgaACTCAAGTCAAACTTATTCGGAATTTGCGCGACAAAAAAGCATTGTAGgtgaaattaaatatcattgtatTCGTTCAGTAGTAACCACGCAGCCCACTGACTGAtgtactatttatatattttaggttaaTTTTTTTCACTGGGCTTACAACTTGTTGGCATGAATGAAAGAGTATACGTAAGTGAATGCTCCGGGAAGCGTATAGCAGAACTGTAGTttgatagcaataaaataatgccTATATCAGTAACTGTTATGCCGCTGTAATTGTTGCTAGATTTGaagatttattgtatttatcatattaaCAATCTATCTTTCATTTAGTTGGTGTGATCACATCGGTTAGGTGAAATGTGTCTGCTGTAAAATATCGGGGATCAATTTATTTGACAGtattgagttatttataaagtgaatgaaaatatttctactaGGAGCTTTGTTAAGTTTTCATGTTATCGATAAGGTACCTTTCGTTGTTAGGCGTAGGGATTATCAACTTGACTATGTAACTACTAGTTGGACGTGAAAGTTCTTCGAATTTCAACCTAACGTGTATAGaaactgaattaaaataaaattcaattggtAATAATAgctgttgtaaaatatttttgtcccTCGCATCGTATGTTCCTTAGGTATTTGGGGCATCTTTACGTGATATCAAATGTTTAAATGCCGATATGTGCAATAACAAattctgatattataatattcggAGAACTCCTATACAATTTGGTAATAAAGTCAaactatgtaaaatataaattttgaaacgtataaatctaaaatgtaatattttaatgaagtatGTCAAATAAATGTCTCAAATTAAAACTGATTCTCATTGAAATTTTAAGAGCGggtgttattattaaagttacgaTATTTCGCTTACGTACGATTGAAACGATTTCGATCGTTCTCTGATCGATCgccaaaatggaccaatcagaatagagTTTGTCCGACATGCTGGCAGATGACAtgattttaattggtttattctcgggatcAATCCAAAAACAGCGGATTGAGATGTTTATCGATTTTGgagtttaaaaatgaaacaaatgttttccatgattttcattatatttttctatgtacATACTCCTATGTATTTACATAACGTGATTTTACAATTGAAAGATACCAAGTACATGCTTAATGGTTATAATAAATTCACTGACGTGGGATGTGAGATGTTAAAACATTTCGGTTTCCAGTATAACGTTACAAAACTAACGGTTAGCACCTGAAGCAAGCGATGCGTATGGACGAAGCAATCTGGTTTgtactatttacatttaaacttTACAATATCGATGCTCTAGCCACGTCACCTCATTGTTCTGTAGCGCCAACGTATTCTAACCAACACTTACaataaacgtaaatataatttcagtCTCATTCTTTAAATATTCCTTTTCACTTGCAATTTCATGAACGTAAACATACAGGcggaaatttaatatatctatactcATTCTGTTTAGATTTGATTGTCATTTAAATACAGAAAATAGTTATTTCAACACACGGAATAGAAAACTGATGtactaaaaaatacattcgaACGAACTGTACAGGTTAATCATAATCAAATTTGATCAAACATTTGTATATTGGAATAATACTCCGAATTGACTagatcacaaaaataaatatccctGATTGCGTGCCTTACAATGTGTTAATGAAAGCGTGTCATGGTTAATAGATGACAGACCTCTGTGATCCCCAGGTCAGCGTCATGGTAATTACAATAGCTAGCACTAATGGCACTTAAAATACTTCAACATGCCGCGATGACACCCTTAAGACAGTTCACGTCGTAATAATTgcgttaaaattaaatataggatGCTTTCTTTATCAATATTTGGCAACACAGTGCGTCATCGTAGTACTTCTCCACGTGAACTGTCAAAAGCGTACGTACCCTCGGCCCTACCCTAGCAAGTCAAAGGAACATAACGACATTTTCATATCATCGATAAATTCTTACTCGACGGGCTCGTGACAACACTACAATATCATGAAAAAGAGTTTCATGTTCGTaaagtatttaatgtaataaacattATCGATAGAGAACTCGATAAAATGGAGACATTCTGGATCCAGCGCCGAAAACTCACGCACACATAAATATGCTGAAATTTATAGttgaaaacatgtttaaatGCATTTAGGAATGATGaatattttctaaaagtaatgaaggaagttatataaaaataatatg is from Manduca sexta isolate Smith_Timp_Sample1 unplaced genomic scaffold, JHU_Msex_v1.0 HiC_scaffold_368, whole genome shotgun sequence and encodes:
- the LOC115442336 gene encoding E3 ubiquitin-protein ligase Bre1 isoform X1, with protein sequence MSKRAAEESGNGSSQPPIKKVHFEPHLIGPVSTLEEMDIKVLQFQNKKLAQRIEQRHRCEAELRARIEQLEKRQTQDDAVLCVVNRYWNLLNEDIRVLLQRFDAETADESENKNENEATTSFLMQLSTWDKEELDAQLANRVQVSKRAVAKVLQAFDRLQQRNDKIWRAIKGEGEEGAPAPSLDEVVRATNEEVTAENCRLQALCTTLHESHHAMTLRVARLQDAVNSRDTENAELKNQIDDLQYELMKVRSRNDKLENHLAEAIEKLKSYHQSGGAVGSMGAVPAPAHGAANAKLEDVAAELEEQRELANNRLAELDRLHRQHRDTLKEVEKLKMDIRQLPESVIVETTEYKCLQSQFSVLYNESMQMKTALDETRLQLQNAKNLHMRQIEMMESEELARQKALRAEMIQLEDVLGQLRKEYEMLRIEFEQNLAANEQTGPINREMRHLITSLQNHNQQLKGEVHRYKRKYKDTSQELNKVRKELEEVNARTGGAATSDQTDDKPLTVKKEEPDPEGEEGLCGDVKPAQAKEHGRAKIQEQDQIIKDLKQQLKKAVNEQKELKLLLDMYKGVSKEQRDKVQLMAAERKARQELEDHRQKAKMAQVSESKRERRLADEDALRKIKQLEEQKYELQKQLSCARPNADPLHGFSRPFAGSPEEEALLNEMEVTGQAFEDMQEQNSRLIQQLREKDDANFKLMSERIKANSLHKLLREEKQLLQEQVVTRDQQIESMGAVARRLEEKERLLQATLSAVEKELLLRQQAMEMHKRKAIESAQSAADLKLHLEKYHAQMKEAQQVVAEKTSALEAEAYKTKRLHEELAILRRKAERMKKMEQAGSSMDEVLLEEIREYKETLTCPSCKVKRKDAVLTKCFHVFCWDCLRTRYETRQRKCPKCNAAFGANDYHRLYLST
- the LOC115442336 gene encoding E3 ubiquitin-protein ligase Bre1 isoform X2 is translated as MSKRAAEESGNGSSQPPIKKVHFEPHLIGPVSTLEEMDIKVLQFQNKKLAQRIEQRHRCEAELRARIEQLEKRQTQDDAVLCVVNRYWNLLNEDIRVLLQRFDAETADESENKNENEATTSFLMQLSTWDKEELDAQLANRVQVSKRAVAKVLQAFDRLQQRNDKIWRAIKGEGEEGAPAPSLDEVVRATNEEVTAENCRLQALCTTLHESHHAMTLRVARLQDAVNSRDTENAELKNQIDDLQYELMKVRSRNDKLENHLAEAIEKLKSYHQSGGAVGSMGAVPAPAHGAANAKLEDVAAELEEQRELANNRLAELDRLHRQHRDTLKEVEKLKMDIRQLPESVIVETTEYKCLQSQFSVLYNESMQMKTALDETRLQLQNAKNLHMRQIEMMESEELARQKALRAEMIQLEDVLGQLRKEYEMLRIEFEQNLAANEQTGPINREMRHLITSLQNHNQQLKGEVHRYKRKYKDTSQELNKVRKELEEVNARTGGAATSDQTDDKPLTVKKEEPDPEGEEGLCGDVKPAQAKEHGRAKIQEQDQIIKDLKQQLKKAVNEQKELKLLLDMYKGVSKEQRDKVQLMAAERKARQELEDHRQKAKMAQESKRERRLADEDALRKIKQLEEQKYELQKQLSCARPNADPLHGFSRPFAGSPEEEALLNEMEVTGQAFEDMQEQNSRLIQQLREKDDANFKLMSERIKANSLHKLLREEKQLLQEQVVTRDQQIESMGAVARRLEEKERLLQATLSAVEKELLLRQQAMEMHKRKAIESAQSAADLKLHLEKYHAQMKEAQQVVAEKTSALEAEAYKTKRLHEELAILRRKAERMKKMEQAGSSMDEVLLEEIREYKETLTCPSCKVKRKDAVLTKCFHVFCWDCLRTRYETRQRKCPKCNAAFGANDYHRLYLST